One segment of Synechococcus sp. A15-24 DNA contains the following:
- a CDS encoding SDR family oxidoreductase: MAQADSMEQSSTSNHRWRGSRVGITGARGALGQALASRFRQACAVVTGFTHGDPPSGTDGPVDHWVSWSCGQEEALMPHLENLDVLVLNHGINPQGDQRPGTMSKALEVNALSSWRMLQCCERLCHEHATHALEVWINTSEAEIQPAVSPAYELSKRLLGQLVSMRGATRSAEERSQLVLRKLVLGPFRSDLNPIGVMTADFVAGQVLWQARMGARLIIVTPNPMTYLLMPLTEIGRRLYSRALSRPDR; encoded by the coding sequence ATGGCCCAAGCTGATTCCATGGAACAGTCCTCAACAAGCAATCACCGCTGGAGGGGGAGCCGTGTCGGCATCACCGGAGCCCGCGGGGCTCTCGGGCAAGCGTTGGCCAGCCGTTTTCGACAGGCCTGTGCCGTGGTGACCGGGTTCACCCATGGGGATCCACCCAGCGGAACCGACGGGCCAGTGGATCACTGGGTCTCGTGGAGCTGCGGCCAGGAGGAGGCTCTGATGCCCCACCTCGAAAACCTGGACGTGCTGGTGCTGAACCACGGCATCAATCCTCAGGGTGATCAACGCCCAGGGACGATGAGCAAGGCACTGGAGGTGAATGCCTTGAGCAGCTGGCGAATGCTGCAGTGCTGCGAGCGTCTCTGCCACGAACATGCGACGCATGCGCTTGAGGTGTGGATCAACACCTCCGAAGCCGAAATTCAACCGGCCGTGAGCCCGGCCTATGAGCTGAGCAAACGATTGCTCGGACAACTGGTGAGCATGCGTGGGGCCACTCGCTCTGCTGAGGAGCGCTCACAGCTGGTGCTGCGCAAACTGGTGTTAGGCCCGTTCCGCTCAGACCTCAACCCCATCGGCGTGATGACTGCCGACTTCGTGGCAGGGCAGGTGCTTTGGCAAGCGCGCATGGGAGCCCGCTTGATCATCGTCACGCCGAATCCAATGACTTATTTGCTAATGCCGCTAACGGAAATTGGGCGACGGCTCTACAGCCGTGCCCTCAGTCGCCCCGATCGGTGA
- the map gene encoding type I methionyl aminopeptidase has protein sequence MNLFADLLATTQAPSATATGPRIQKRRGVEIKSAREIKIMREASRIVSTVLREVMAMVEPGQTTGDLDAFAEKRIREMGATPSFKGYHGFPASICASINNEVVHGIPNAKRVIHKGDLLKVDTGAYFEGYHGDSCITVCVGDSSAEAQTLSRVAQESLMAGLNQVKAGNTLLDIAGAVEDHVKANGFSVVEDYTGHGVGRNLHEEPSVFNFRTDELPNVTLRPGMTLAIEPILNAGSKACRTLKDRWTVVTRDGSLSAQWEHTVLVTTDGCEILTDRGD, from the coding sequence ATGAATTTATTCGCAGACTTACTGGCGACCACTCAGGCTCCGAGCGCAACAGCCACTGGACCCCGGATTCAGAAGCGTCGGGGGGTGGAAATCAAATCGGCCCGCGAGATCAAAATTATGCGCGAGGCCAGCCGCATCGTCTCCACAGTGCTGCGTGAAGTGATGGCCATGGTTGAGCCGGGACAGACAACCGGCGACCTTGATGCCTTTGCCGAAAAGCGGATCCGAGAGATGGGCGCTACCCCGAGTTTCAAGGGTTACCACGGCTTTCCCGCAAGCATCTGCGCCAGCATCAACAACGAAGTGGTGCATGGCATTCCCAATGCCAAGAGAGTGATTCACAAGGGAGACCTCCTGAAGGTGGATACCGGCGCCTACTTCGAGGGATACCACGGCGATAGCTGCATCACCGTTTGTGTGGGCGACTCGTCGGCTGAGGCGCAGACCCTTAGCCGTGTGGCTCAGGAATCGCTGATGGCTGGATTGAACCAGGTCAAAGCTGGCAACACGCTTCTGGACATCGCCGGTGCCGTTGAGGACCACGTCAAGGCCAATGGATTCAGCGTCGTTGAGGACTACACCGGCCATGGCGTCGGCAGAAATCTGCATGAGGAGCCTTCGGTGTTCAACTTCCGCACCGATGAACTGCCGAATGTCACGCTGCGTCCAGGCATGACGCTGGCGATCGAGCCGATCCTTAATGCCGGCAGCAAAGCCTGCCGCACCCTGAAGGATCGGTGGACGGTGGTGACCCGTGATGGATCACTCTCGGCTCAGTGGGAACACACCGTTCTTGTCACCACTGACGGCTGCGAAATCCTCACCGATCGGGGCGACTGA
- a CDS encoding PepSY domain-containing protein yields MSLLVRVRELHRAVAPLVLLPLFVTVCSGVGYRLARDWLGFERDQVHWLMTLHEGEWLGSTLEPVVVLLNALGLLWMLISGAGLLIERWRRKVH; encoded by the coding sequence ATGAGCCTGCTTGTGCGGGTGCGCGAACTGCATCGGGCCGTTGCCCCGTTGGTGTTGCTGCCGCTGTTCGTCACCGTTTGCTCAGGGGTTGGCTACCGACTTGCCCGCGACTGGTTGGGCTTTGAGCGTGACCAGGTGCATTGGCTGATGACCCTGCACGAAGGGGAGTGGCTTGGCTCCACCCTGGAACCGGTGGTGGTGCTGCTGAACGCCCTGGGGCTGCTCTGGATGCTGATCAGTGGTGCCGGATTACTGATTGAACGCTGGCGTCGGAAGGTACACTGA
- a CDS encoding phosphotransacetylase family protein has translation MGTTLLIGSCEPFSGKSALVLGIAQKLTQEGQKVRFGKPLATSLDWDPNKGPLPQPLIDDDVRFVSETLGLAADRLIPSLHLLSPTTATQRLGQGDLQAGDGFDAMRQQIADDDGLTLLECAGSLQEGLLYGLSLPQMAEGLDAGVLLVHLWQDSCSVDALLAAKQTLGNRLVGVVLNAVTPGEVESLERQVVPALENLGLPVFGVMPRSPLLRSVTVGELVRRLSARVICCEERQELLVETLSIGAMNVNSAMEFFRRRRNMAVVTGADRTDIQFAALEASTQCLILTGAGEPLPQLISRAEELDVPLLKVDHDTLATVEVIEQAFGHVRLHEAVKATYAFRLVEEHCRLDRLFSALNLPVHDA, from the coding sequence ATGGGAACGACGCTGCTGATCGGATCCTGTGAGCCCTTCAGCGGTAAGTCCGCTCTGGTTCTCGGGATTGCTCAGAAGCTCACACAGGAGGGGCAAAAGGTCCGCTTCGGCAAACCGCTGGCCACAAGCCTGGATTGGGATCCCAACAAAGGTCCCCTGCCTCAGCCCCTGATCGACGACGACGTCCGCTTTGTCAGTGAAACCCTGGGACTCGCGGCCGACCGGCTGATCCCGTCGCTGCACCTGTTGTCTCCCACCACCGCAACCCAGCGCCTTGGCCAGGGGGATCTGCAGGCTGGCGATGGATTCGACGCCATGCGCCAGCAGATTGCAGACGATGACGGACTGACCCTGCTGGAATGCGCCGGCAGCCTTCAGGAGGGACTGCTCTATGGCTTGAGCCTGCCTCAGATGGCGGAGGGCCTGGATGCCGGTGTTCTGCTGGTGCATCTCTGGCAGGACAGCTGCAGTGTTGATGCGCTGCTGGCGGCCAAGCAGACCCTGGGTAATCGCCTGGTGGGGGTTGTGCTGAATGCGGTTACCCCTGGTGAGGTGGAGAGTCTCGAGCGGCAGGTGGTTCCAGCTCTTGAAAACCTGGGTTTACCGGTGTTTGGTGTGATGCCGCGTTCACCGTTGCTGCGCAGCGTCACGGTGGGTGAATTGGTGCGGCGCCTTAGTGCCCGTGTGATCTGCTGCGAGGAACGCCAGGAGTTGCTGGTGGAGACCCTCAGCATCGGAGCGATGAATGTGAACTCCGCCATGGAGTTTTTCCGCCGTCGCCGCAATATGGCTGTGGTCACCGGAGCGGACCGCACCGACATCCAGTTCGCGGCGTTGGAGGCTTCCACCCAGTGTCTGATCCTCACCGGTGCCGGTGAACCGCTGCCGCAATTGATCAGCCGTGCGGAGGAGCTGGATGTTCCTCTGCTCAAGGTTGACCACGACACGCTGGCCACGGTCGAGGTGATTGAACAGGCTTTCGGCCATGTGCGGTTGCATGAAGCCGTGAAGGCCACCTATGCCTTCCGTCTGGTGGAAGAGCACTGTCGATTGGACCGCCTGTTTTCAGCTCTGAACCTGCCGGTTCACGACGCCTGA
- the rplS gene encoding 50S ribosomal protein L19, which translates to MAADPKDTTVTEENTETAAEAVAEVETVASAPTSPAQKLSAEALIKAFETEQMKSDLPEIYVGDTVRVGVRISEGNKERVQPYEGVVISKRHGGMNQTITVRRIFQGIGVERVFMLHSPQVANIKVERRGKVRRAKLFYLRERVGKATRVKQRFDR; encoded by the coding sequence ATGGCAGCCGATCCGAAGGACACGACGGTGACGGAAGAAAACACCGAAACCGCAGCGGAAGCTGTGGCTGAGGTGGAGACCGTGGCAAGTGCTCCGACAAGCCCAGCACAGAAGCTCAGCGCCGAAGCCTTGATCAAGGCCTTCGAAACCGAACAGATGAAGAGCGATCTGCCTGAGATCTACGTCGGCGACACCGTTCGAGTTGGCGTCCGCATCAGTGAGGGGAACAAAGAACGAGTTCAGCCCTACGAAGGGGTGGTGATCTCCAAGCGCCACGGCGGGATGAACCAGACGATCACCGTACGCCGCATTTTTCAGGGCATCGGCGTGGAGCGGGTATTCATGCTCCACAGCCCTCAAGTGGCCAACATCAAGGTTGAACGGCGCGGTAAAGTACGTCGGGCGAAGCTTTTCTATCTGCGGGAACGGGTGGGCAAGGCCACCCGCGTGAAGCAGCGCTTCGATCGCTGA
- the ebsA gene encoding type IV pilus biogenesis protein EbsA: protein MESAWAILVGNRSPVSASVSDVALLALFAPYCGGLTRERYLRSALQTLLAGEFRGIRPREGMDGHAFQLSWEGGHAPLEIATCQLVLPETTVQPYRFELVTHQLVLWLMECSIGEAGNRDLPDAFWTWLLIGTDLEGGDT, encoded by the coding sequence ATGGAATCAGCTTGGGCCATCCTTGTGGGCAACCGCTCGCCGGTGTCCGCGTCTGTGTCTGATGTTGCCCTGCTGGCCCTGTTCGCGCCCTACTGCGGCGGCCTGACGCGAGAGCGGTATCTTCGTTCCGCCTTGCAGACACTGCTGGCGGGCGAGTTTCGGGGGATCCGTCCACGGGAGGGTATGGACGGGCATGCGTTTCAACTCAGTTGGGAGGGCGGCCATGCCCCACTGGAGATCGCAACCTGCCAACTGGTTCTACCGGAGACCACCGTCCAGCCCTACCGCTTCGAGCTGGTCACCCATCAGTTGGTGCTGTGGTTGATGGAGTGCTCCATTGGGGAGGCAGGGAATCGGGACCTTCCTGATGCGTTCTGGACTTGGTTGCTCATTGGTACAGACCTGGAGGGTGGTGACACTTAG